In one Phosphitispora fastidiosa genomic region, the following are encoded:
- a CDS encoding tetratricopeptide repeat-containing glycosyltransferase: MQKNVSTRSDRMELSLNKYKICVYAICKNEEQFVDRWMAAVNEADMVIVTDTGSTDSTVEKLRARGAVVYTEKIQPWRFDVARNIAMNHIPEDVDICVSNDLDEVFEAGWRQKIEAVWEPNCTRARYLFTWSYHEDGTPNKQFPMEKIHCRKGFSWVHPVHEVLEYNGTDKDHTVWVPGMVLNHYPDLSKSRSQYLPLLKLSVQENPDDDRSMFWLGREYMYYEKYDESISTLKRYLNMPTATWNEERCAAMRFIAKGYEKKGDLHKSRMWLYKAIAECPHVREPYLNMAQLGYLENDWPLVNLMTNEALKINTKTGSYLLELKSWDYTLYDLAAISNYRLGLYEKSYEYAKKACKMAPDDERLKNNLYLISLKAKEALG; the protein is encoded by the coding sequence TTGCAAAAAAATGTGTCGACACGCAGCGACAGAATGGAGCTTAGTTTGAATAAATATAAAATATGTGTTTATGCAATATGCAAAAACGAAGAACAATTTGTTGACCGTTGGATGGCTGCTGTTAATGAAGCTGATATGGTTATTGTCACCGATACCGGATCTACCGATTCCACTGTTGAAAAGCTTCGAGCCAGAGGTGCAGTAGTATATACAGAAAAAATACAGCCTTGGAGGTTTGATGTTGCCAGAAACATTGCCATGAACCATATTCCAGAAGACGTGGATATTTGTGTGTCCAATGACCTTGACGAAGTTTTCGAAGCTGGTTGGCGGCAAAAAATTGAAGCGGTGTGGGAACCAAATTGCACACGTGCCAGATACCTTTTTACATGGAGTTATCATGAAGATGGCACGCCAAACAAGCAATTTCCGATGGAGAAAATTCATTGCCGCAAGGGATTCAGTTGGGTACATCCTGTACACGAGGTCCTTGAATACAATGGAACTGATAAGGACCATACGGTTTGGGTTCCGGGTATGGTTTTAAATCACTATCCCGATTTATCAAAATCAAGAAGCCAATACCTACCGTTGTTGAAGTTATCCGTCCAGGAAAACCCTGATGATGATAGGAGTATGTTTTGGCTCGGAAGAGAATACATGTACTATGAGAAATATGATGAGAGTATTTCTACTCTAAAAAGATACTTAAATATGCCAACTGCTACATGGAATGAAGAAAGATGCGCAGCAATGAGATTTATTGCTAAAGGCTATGAAAAAAAAGGCGATTTACACAAGTCTCGAATGTGGCTTTATAAGGCCATTGCTGAATGCCCACATGTTCGTGAGCCATATCTCAATATGGCTCAGCTTGGATATTTGGAAAACGATTGGCCACTTGTAAACCTTATGACAAATGAGGCGCTAAAAATCAATACCAAAACAGGAAGCTATCTTCTAGAGCTGAAGTCTTGGGATTATACCCTATATGACCTTGCCGCAATTAGCAATTATAGACTTGGATTGTACGAAAAGTCATATGAGTATGCAAAAAAAGCTTGTAAAATGGCGCCAGACGATGAGCGTTTAAAAAACAATCTCTATT